The nucleotide window TGCGGAGCGTTTCGAAGGGCAACGGTCGGCCGACCCTCTCCTCGGAGACATCGATGCGGCCGAGGACCGTATCCTCGAAAACGAAGCTTCCGAAGCCGTGCTCCTGGAGCTGCGCCCGGTTGCGAAGCTCGAAGCTCCCCGCGCGGTCGAACGGGACCTCGACGATGTAGCGCTCGGCTGGTGCAATGACCACGGAGTCGGCCAAGACTTCCCGTTCGTACTTTCCCAGGTCCGAGCCCACGATCTTGATCGGGGCGCCGCCGAACGAAACGTTGAACGTGCGGGTGTTGGCGACATTCGTGAGGAAGAACCGCACGACCTCCCCGCCTTTCACCGAGAGTCGGTACGATGGCTCTCCGTTCACGAGCATGAGATTTCCGAAGCGCCCCATGAGCGCGTGAGTCGCCCGTCCCTCGCCGTAGGGAAAGATGCCGTCGCCGGTCACGAGAAGGTCGTCGAGCATCAGGACTTCTTCGCGGTGGACCTCGTTGAAGAAATCCGGCGCGGGTGCCCGGACGAGCATGTTCCCATAGAGGCCGAGATCCTGCTGAATGTCCTCGCGATGGTGGGGATGGTACCAGTAGATGCCTGCGTCCTTGAAAAAAACACGGTATTCGAAGCTCTCCCCCGGCAACACGGGGTCCTGGGTCACTCCAGGGACGCCGTCGAAGCGGTTGTCGAGCCGTACGCCGTGCCAGTGAACGCTCGTGGGAAGCTCGATGCGGTTTCGAAACAAAATGGTGATCGTCGCGTTCTGCTCGACCTCGAGCAGCGGGCCCGGGTACTGCCCGTTGAAACCGTACATGACATAGTCGTGACCGTGAATCGTTCGTTTCACTTTCGACGCCACGAGCTCGAAGGTATCGCCGTCCCCGAGCGAGATCATCTCCCGTGGGCTCGCGGACTCGATCGTTTCACCGGGGACGGCGCGCGGTAGAAACGGCTCGACGTTCGGCGACAGCGCCTCGAGCCCGGGGATCATCGTCAGCAGAGGATGCATCGGTGGATGGGGCCAATGCGAGCCATGATGGGCCGCGCGCGAAGAGGTTGCGGGAAGCATGAGGTGGTTGTCCTGCTGGATCCGCGAGCTGGGCGACGTGCCGCGCAGGACGAGTCTCCCCTCTCGCGCGGTCACGTCCGGGGACGCTTCCGCGGAGACGATGACGACGAACTTGTTCATCGCGATCGGGCCGAGCGCGGGATTCTCGCCGTTTCTCACCTCTCCCAGCTTGACCAGGGGGCTCATGACCGGCGTCGTCACCCACGCCACGTAGCTCGTGTAATCCCCGAGCGAAGAGGGTTCCGGAAGCGACGAGAGCTGGACGTCGAGCTCGTAGCGGTGATGCCCTTCCGCCGAGACGGAAATCCCGAAGGGCGACGGCGGGTGGCGAAGCGTCACCCGACCCTCGACGTATCTCAGGTCTGGCGTCGGGACGAGATCGATTCCGTAGATATCCGGGTGGCCCTCCTGGGCGAGCGCGGCGAGAAGCACCAGGGGAGCCAGGGCCATGGTGCACGATCTTCTTCCCAGCTCGGGGAGCCTGTCAATTTCGTCGACCGCTGTCGCGCGACATCGATCTCTTGCGCAGGCCCCGCGGCTGAGCTACAGTCAAAGGCATGACGTTTGGCGTTTCCCTGGGTCGCTGCTGTTGTCGCTGGGGAACGCGCGAGCGTCCCTAGAGCCCACCTCGCGACGTTCCCCGAGCAGGATCGAACGTTACCCATGTGCAAGCCGTTTCCAAGGGGAATTTCTGCATGAGTCGTATCCACGTCATCCACGAGAACGCCGAATGGACCGCGCCTTTGTTCGAGGAGCTCGACAACCTGGGTCTGCCTTACGAGGACTGGTCCTTGATCGAGGGGCGCATCCATCTCGACCACGAGCCGCCCGACGGTGTCTTCTACAATCGGATGAGCGCGTCCTCACATACACGCGGCCATCGGTACTCTCCGGAGTACGCGGGAGCCGTCCTTGCCTGGCTCGAGAGTCATGGGCGCCGCGTCTCGAACACCGGCAGGGCCCTTCAGCTCGAGCTCAGCAAGGCGGCCCAGTCTGCCGCCCTGCGGGCGTTTGGAATCCCCACGCCGCGCACGATTGCCGCCATCGGACGGCGGGGCGTCGTGGAAGCCGCGCACGCCTTTGACAACGCCTTCATCACCAAACACAACCGAGGAGGTAAAGGGCTTGGCGTGCGCTTGTTTCGAACCAGGGAAGCTCTGGCGAGCTATGTCGAAGGCCCCGAGTTCGAGCCGTCCCCGGACGGCATCACGCTCGTTCAGCAGTACGTGCAAGCGCCGGCGCCCTTCATCACACGATGCGAGTTCGTGGGTGGCGAGTTTCTCTACGCGGTCCGGGTCGACACGTCGGACGGCTTTCAGCTCTGCCCCGCCGACGCATGCGACTCGGACGACAGGCTCTGCCCTGCCTCCCAAGCGCCGCGACACCGCTTCGAGATCCTCGACGATTTCGACCATCCGTTTCTGCCCATGCTGCGCCGTTTTCTCGGGGCGAATGGCATCGACATGGGGGGCGTCGAGCTCATCGAAGACAAGCAGGGACGTTCCTATGTCTACGACGTCAACACCAACACGAACTACAACGAAGACGCCGAGCGCCGGGCCGGCAAAGAGCGGCTCGGCATGCGAAGCATCGCCCGATATCTCGGAGAGGAGCTCGCCCGCGTTCAGGGAGAGCCATCGATCGCCAGATACGCCGTGAGCTGATCGTCGCCCC belongs to Vicinamibacteria bacterium and includes:
- a CDS encoding multicopper oxidase domain-containing protein, whose product is MALAPLVLLAALAQEGHPDIYGIDLVPTPDLRYVEGRVTLRHPPSPFGISVSAEGHHRYELDVQLSSLPEPSSLGDYTSYVAWVTTPVMSPLVKLGEVRNGENPALGPIAMNKFVVIVSAEASPDVTAREGRLVLRGTSPSSRIQQDNHLMLPATSSRAAHHGSHWPHPPMHPLLTMIPGLEALSPNVEPFLPRAVPGETIESASPREMISLGDGDTFELVASKVKRTIHGHDYVMYGFNGQYPGPLLEVEQNATITILFRNRIELPTSVHWHGVRLDNRFDGVPGVTQDPVLPGESFEYRVFFKDAGIYWYHPHHREDIQQDLGLYGNMLVRAPAPDFFNEVHREEVLMLDDLLVTGDGIFPYGEGRATHALMGRFGNLMLVNGEPSYRLSVKGGEVVRFFLTNVANTRTFNVSFGGAPIKIVGSDLGKYEREVLADSVVIAPAERYIVEVPFDRAGSFELRNRAQLQEHGFGSFVFEDTVLGRIDVSEERVGRPLPFETLRTHVDVARDLEPFRSSFDRPVDHELLLTLETRGLSPTFMQRLRADRVYFPPVEWSGTMPEMNFPTTSGEVSWILRERATERENLGIDWRFRVGEVAKLRLVNDREAIHAMQHPLHIHGQRFL
- a CDS encoding alpha-L-glutamate ligase, which translates into the protein MSRIHVIHENAEWTAPLFEELDNLGLPYEDWSLIEGRIHLDHEPPDGVFYNRMSASSHTRGHRYSPEYAGAVLAWLESHGRRVSNTGRALQLELSKAAQSAALRAFGIPTPRTIAAIGRRGVVEAAHAFDNAFITKHNRGGKGLGVRLFRTREALASYVEGPEFEPSPDGITLVQQYVQAPAPFITRCEFVGGEFLYAVRVDTSDGFQLCPADACDSDDRLCPASQAPRHRFEILDDFDHPFLPMLRRFLGANGIDMGGVELIEDKQGRSYVYDVNTNTNYNEDAERRAGKERLGMRSIARYLGEELARVQGEPSIARYAVS